Proteins encoded by one window of Microcebus murinus isolate Inina chromosome 2, M.murinus_Inina_mat1.0, whole genome shotgun sequence:
- the LOC105877463 gene encoding large ribosomal subunit protein eL18 translates to MGVDIRHNKDRKVRGKEPKSQDIYLRLLVKLYRFLARRTNSTFNQVVLKRLFMSRTNRPPLSLSRMIRKMKLPGRENKTAVVVGTITNDVRVQEVPKLKVCALCVSSRACSRILKAGGKVLTFDQLALDSPKGGGTILLSGPRKGREVYRHFGKAPGTPHSHTKPYVRSKGRKLQRARGRRVSRGYKN, encoded by the coding sequence ATGGGAGTCGATATCCGCCACAACAAGGACCGAAAGGTTCGTGGCAAGGAGCCCAAGAGCCAGGACATTTACCTAAGGCTTTTGGTCAAGCTGTACAGGTTTCTGGCCAGACGAACCAACTCCACCTTCAACCAGGTTGTGCTGAAGAGGTTGTTTATGAGTCGCACCAATCGGCCACCTCTGTCCCTTTCCCGCATGATCCGGAAGATGAAGCTTCCTGGCCGGGAAAACAAGACCGCTGTGGTAGTGGGGACCATAACCAATGATGTGCGGGTTCAGGAGGTCCCCAAACTGAAGGTGTGTGCACTGTGTGTGAGCAGCCGAGCCTGCAGCCGCATCCTCAAGGCCGGGGGCAAGGTCCTCACCTTCGACCAGCTGGCCCTGGACTCCCCCAAGGGCGGTGGCACCATCCTGCTTTCTGGTCCTCGAAAGGGCCGGGAGGTGTACCGGCATTTTGGCAAGGCCCCAGGAACCCCGCACAGCCACACCAAACCCTATGTCCGCTCCAAGGGCCGGAAGTTGCAGCGTGCCAGAGGCCGACGGGTCAGCCGAGGCTACAAAAACTAA